From Alienimonas californiensis, a single genomic window includes:
- a CDS encoding DUF1559 domain-containing protein, whose protein sequence is MTRPPRRPQESFSIRGGITVVELLVVIGVVALLVALVLPAVHSARESARVTQCRNNLRQTALALQNHHAARGSLPSYYNGTSLQYPLGEWDLFHLHSWRTPLLPYLDQAPLAARLDLAALATGPENEAAAQTPVPTFLCPSGDAPTVMGWGLKHDRLAGLGDVPLEEIPDEDRYSVVRSDYDAMAGIQTLPDPFPEKADSSSVDFVRWGAWGWPVFEQRTTAGSRLSSYRAGRFADVRDGLSNTISLVERAGKPTELLNGKPAVTSGNPNALYPGQVGWSASNTFLWSINADGVGVNESNSRGIYSFHPGGANVAVADGSVRFLSDSTNFETLVALYGRSDGGLPD, encoded by the coding sequence ATGACACGCCCGCCCCGCCGTCCGCAGGAATCGTTCTCGATTCGCGGGGGGATCACGGTGGTGGAACTGTTGGTCGTGATCGGAGTCGTGGCGCTGCTTGTCGCGCTCGTGCTGCCGGCCGTGCACTCGGCGCGGGAATCCGCCCGCGTGACCCAATGCCGGAACAACCTTCGGCAGACGGCGCTCGCGCTACAGAACCACCACGCCGCCCGTGGTTCGCTGCCGTCGTACTACAACGGTACGTCGCTGCAATACCCGCTGGGCGAGTGGGACCTGTTCCATCTTCATTCGTGGCGGACTCCGCTCCTGCCCTACCTGGATCAGGCCCCGCTGGCGGCGCGGCTGGATTTGGCCGCGTTGGCGACCGGGCCGGAGAACGAAGCCGCGGCCCAGACGCCGGTCCCGACCTTCCTCTGCCCCAGCGGCGACGCGCCAACGGTGATGGGGTGGGGCCTCAAACACGATCGGCTCGCCGGTCTCGGAGACGTTCCTCTGGAGGAGATCCCCGACGAGGACCGCTACTCCGTCGTGCGGAGCGACTACGACGCGATGGCCGGGATCCAGACGCTGCCCGATCCGTTTCCCGAGAAGGCGGATTCCTCCTCCGTCGACTTCGTCCGTTGGGGCGCCTGGGGGTGGCCGGTTTTTGAGCAGAGGACGACGGCGGGCTCGCGACTGTCCTCCTACCGCGCGGGCCGTTTCGCGGATGTGCGGGACGGGCTCTCGAACACGATTTCCCTAGTGGAGCGGGCCGGGAAGCCGACGGAGCTGCTCAACGGGAAGCCCGCCGTCACCTCCGGGAACCCGAACGCGCTGTATCCGGGCCAAGTCGGCTGGTCCGCCAGCAACACGTTCCTGTGGTCGATCAACGCCGACGGCGTGGGGGTGAACGAATCGAACTCTCGCGGCATCTATTCATTTCACCCCGGAGGGGCGAACGTCGCCGTCGCCGACGGATCGGTCCGGTTCCTCTCCGACTCCACAAACTTCGAAACGCTGGTGGCGCTCTACGGCCGGTCCGACGGCGGCCTGCCCGACTGA